The genomic interval ACAAGTCAGCTGCATAATTATCTAAGCTTGAACGCACATGAAGTGTCGGTGTTCCACCTGTCGATGACAATCTGTGGTTAAACTTAATCATGTTCAGATCCAAACCATAACAAGCTGCAGGAGTGATGTTAAAACGGTAATACTGCGTCAAATCAATCGTACCACCTGTATTAAATCCATTGTAATTGATTACTCCTCCAGCAGAAGTACAAGTCAACGCACCCTGAGCTTCGAATAAACCGAAGATTGCATTCGCTGGTTGTGTTGTAACACCAAGTACAGGAGTTGTACAACTGTTTCCTTCAAACTCATACATTCCAAACGGAGGAATTACCACCACTAAATCAGAACCATTACAATCTTCGTCGATTCCGTTGTTTGGAATTTCTGTTGCCCCTGGGTGAATTGCGTTGTTGTTATCATTACAATCATCATCATTTGTAGAGTAACCAGTTGTTGGAGGCGTACAAGCAACGATTGGAGAAGCAGCGTTTCCGTATCCGTCACCATCTGTATCTGCGTAATAAGTTATTGCGGCTCCAATTGCAGCATTTGTATCATCACAGTCATTTGAATTTGTTACATGACCTGGAGGAGCTATACAGCCTGTTGTAGAAACAAGTGGATTTCCTAAACCATCACCGTCCGTATCTGCGTAATAAGTAATGGAAGCAACAAATGACAAGTTGATAGTCAAAATACTATCGCAATTCGCAGCATTTGGAATTGTATCGTAGTAAGTTCCACCTACATTATATGTTTCATCTCCAGATGGAACCTCGTATGAAGTTGCACATGAAACCGTATCGATTGTTGCAGTTGTGTTTGCACAAGTAATAACACCAGCAGGAGTAACTGACACCCAAGTAGAACCTGCACGAATTTCATCGATTTGAGTATTTCCAGTTCCTGAAGTTGCGTTTCCTGCTTGTCTAACATATAAAGAGTTAAATCCTGAAAATGTTAGTGTAGATGCCCCAAGTGTGGAAATTAAAGTTGGAGTTGATTCAGTTAGAGATCCTGGAGTTGGATTAATCCATAAACTTGCGCGAACAGGAGAAACAACTCTATTTACTTTTACCACTACAAAAACAGGTGTTCCTGTAGGATAATCTGCTGAGAAAACAGGTTGCAAACTTCCTGCTCCTGTATTTACAACCGCCAATTGAAATGTATTTGCTACCGCGCCTGCACGAATTCTTAATTGACCTGCGAAAACACTTAAGCTAGCTCCGGCTGTTTGTCCAAAACCAAAGAAATTTTCTCCTGTTAAGTTAGTATTAGCTACTAAACCTGTAGCAACAGGCACATTAACTATAAGAGAATAATACGCAGAATCTGAAGCAATTGTTATTGCTTTGTTCAAATCCTCTGCATTACCAGCGACATAATTTGCTTTAAATCCTACACTTGGAGCAAGTCCAGGATATGTTAAAGATCCAACATTGTCTGATTGAAATTGATTCGCTGCACCACTATGGCTTGTCCAACCATTCGCATTTAGTGCTCCCGTAAAGTTAAATTGGTCTACAATCTGAGCGTTTGCTACGACCGCCAGAAATAAGATAGGTATTAGTAAAAGTCTTTTCATTTTTGAATTTTTTTCCAAATGTATGAAAAGTGGAATGGAAGTTCCTAAATTTTTTCTAGTTGAAGAGATTTGAACTAAATTTTAGTAAAAATATAAAAATTTGATTTTCAACAATATACGATTGACTAAATCGATTTTAGAAGACGTGTTACTAAATTATTAAGCTTTGTGTTGCTCCATCAAACGAGCGACATATTTCCCAATAATGTCGAATTCCAAATTGATTTTTGTGCCCACTTTGAAAGCATGAAAATTGGTATGTTCTTGCGTGTATGGAATAATGCAAACAGAAAATAAGCCTTTTTCGGAGTCAACAACAGTAAGGCTTACTCCATTTACAGTAATAGAACCTTTTGCTACAGTTGGTTGATCAAAATCGTAGTGGAACGTGTATTTCCAACTTCCATTCAAATCTTCAATCGCACTACATGTTGCCGTTGTATCCACGTGACCTTGAACGATATGTCCGTCCAAACGAGCACCTAAAAGCATGCAACGTTCCAAATTTACTTTCGAACCCACTTCCCAATCACTTAGATTTGTTTTGTCTAAAGTTTCTTGAATGGCAGTTACCACGTACGAATCTCCGTCTAGTTTCACGACCGTCAAACAACACCCATTGTGAGCCACACTTTGATCGATTTTTAATTCATGAGTAATCGTAGATTCTACTGTGAAATGAACGTTGCTTTGATCTTTCTCAATTGCAACAATGGTTCCAAGGGTTTCGATAATACCTGTAAACATGTGGAATTACTTTGATGACTGGCGCTGCATGTGATTCAAGCGCGCTCTTAAGGCTATAAAGATAGCACACATTGCCCAAATGGGAACGGCAGCTTTGTCCGTATCTAAAAAATTATTGAGGAATCCATGGATGAAATAGGTCGACAAGGAAATAATGAAACCCATCAACAGCGTTTTTATTTCCCGATCTTCTTCCGGCCAATCGTTGTAAAGTGTAATTCCTTCGTAAAAAATGGCAATCACAATTGCGAGCATACTTAACATGCCAATCCAACCCATTTCTGCAAGCGGACCCAAATATTCACTATGTGCATTCCCCATGTTTCCAAAGTTGGTAGAAATGATGGTGAGATTTTCTGGTCGTTGAAACCTTGCGTATTCGAAGGAATACATTCCTGGTCCAAATCCAACCCAAGGCCGTTCTCTGAACATATCAATGGCGCAATTCCAGCGATTGATTCGTTCCAAATTCGATGCATCGGTAGTTACATTGGTAGCACTTTGCAAACGCTCTCCAAATTCTTCCGTGGTATGCTCGTATTTATTTCGCGCCAAATCCTGTTGAATGGAATCCCAAGAAACCCAAATATAAACACCGATAACTAGCGTAATTCCTGCTAACCAAGAAAACCTCACTTTATACCGAATCAATCCCCAAACAACCATTCCCAAGAAAACACTCAACCAAGCTGCTCGAGTATAACTGAAGTACAATCCCAATAAGGTAATGAACATGAAACCGATTAGGATAAACTGTTGCAAAGGATTGTGCTTGCGCGAAAAGTAAAAGGCAAAAATCAATGGAAGTACTAATGCTACCAATGCTCCATAAATGGTGTGATCTTTAAAGAAAGGCCACATCACCCAATGACTTTCTTTTTCTCCAAAGCGGTAAGATGCATGAATCACTAAGGTATAAGTAATTGCAACGACCATTGTGGAAAGGAATAGCCATAAAAACCATCGAATTTTCTTGGGCTCGTAGAAGATGGAGCTTCCGTAAAACAAAATGGGAACA from Fluviicola taffensis DSM 16823 carries:
- a CDS encoding MopE-related protein, whose protein sequence is MKRLLLIPILFLAVVANAQIVDQFNFTGALNANGWTSHSGAANQFQSDNVGSLTYPGLAPSVGFKANYVAGNAEDLNKAITIASDSAYYSLIVNVPVATGLVANTNLTGENFFGFGQTAGASLSVFAGQLRIRAGAVANTFQLAVVNTGAGSLQPVFSADYPTGTPVFVVVKVNRVVSPVRASLWINPTPGSLTESTPTLISTLGASTLTFSGFNSLYVRQAGNATSGTGNTQIDEIRAGSTWVSVTPAGVITCANTTATIDTVSCATSYEVPSGDETYNVGGTYYDTIPNAANCDSILTINLSFVASITYYADTDGDGLGNPLVSTTGCIAPPGHVTNSNDCDDTNAAIGAAITYYADTDGDGYGNAASPIVACTPPTTGYSTNDDDCNDNNNAIHPGATEIPNNGIDEDCNGSDLVVVIPPFGMYEFEGNSCTTPVLGVTTQPANAIFGLFEAQGALTCTSAGGVINYNGFNTGGTIDLTQYYRFNITPAACYGLDLNMIKFNHRLSSTGGTPTLHVRSSLDNYAADLFTKQLVVNGSNYLLDTVQLGAAFDNMTSMVEFRFYITNMGQTGTTYRYDNVTVYGTTNALPTQTYYADTDGDGFGNPAAPQSACTAPPGHVLDNTDCDDTDEEEFPGAVWYADTDGDGLGDAGSSQVSCTRPTDHVSNDDDCNDTDDQIGIIITYYVDGDGDTFGDADATGVPSCTPIVGSVTNNTDCDDSDEDINPNATEVCDGVDNNCDGSTDEGLTLVTYYQDTDNDTYGNPAVSLQDCTQPTGYVTNDDDCNDANPAAYPGATEINGNGVDENCDGVDGYLGIEESILANLNVYPNPGTSSVVLNMSNGWNGFKVTFVSVDGKEITLTSTQTSATDLEFNTNSLVSGIYIIRLTSSEGTATVRWTKN
- a CDS encoding O-antigen ligase family protein; its protein translation is MTFLRENSLLLALGLAFVCLLGYGFWFDNEYIALIPYALIVLFVALFYTEYTFFFIIAATPLSINIEEYTDSFGLFVPTEPLLFGTMLLLVIQNIKYSVFPGYLRNSTIVWTVIFYLAWIFFTSITSENTTTSLKFLLARLWFIVPILFYGSSIFYEPKKIRWFLWLFLSTMVVAITYTLVIHASYRFGEKESHWVMWPFFKDHTIYGALVALVLPLIFAFYFSRKHNPLQQFILIGFMFITLLGLYFSYTRAAWLSVFLGMVVWGLIRYKVRFSWLAGITLVIGVYIWVSWDSIQQDLARNKYEHTTEEFGERLQSATNVTTDASNLERINRWNCAIDMFRERPWVGFGPGMYSFEYARFQRPENLTIISTNFGNMGNAHSEYLGPLAEMGWIGMLSMLAIVIAIFYEGITLYNDWPEEDREIKTLLMGFIISLSTYFIHGFLNNFLDTDKAAVPIWAMCAIFIALRARLNHMQRQSSK
- a CDS encoding riboflavin synthase, producing MFTGIIETLGTIVAIEKDQSNVHFTVESTITHELKIDQSVAHNGCCLTVVKLDGDSYVVTAIQETLDKTNLSDWEVGSKVNLERCMLLGARLDGHIVQGHVDTTATCSAIEDLNGSWKYTFHYDFDQPTVAKGSITVNGVSLTVVDSEKGLFSVCIIPYTQEHTNFHAFKVGTKINLEFDIIGKYVARLMEQHKA